In Nostoc piscinale CENA21, the genomic stretch GGACTTTTAACGCCACTTTTGGTTATGCAGCCTTCAAGTAATCATCTGCCGACAAATTAATCCTTGAACCATCAATATTCATCGGAAATAGATAAATAGTTTTGTAATCATTTTATTACCAGTCTCAATAACGCATAAAGTTGCGAAATAAACCTGATATAAGTATTAGTGAGTAATTTTTCAACAATAAAAATAAGGCAGTAGAACACCTGAGACATTTTAGATTTGAATACAAAAATTAGGATTTTCTATGGCTGCTTCTAAAGCTGGTAAACGTAGCAAACCTCCGGCAGGGCCGAAACAAGAGTTGGCGGCTAAAATCTTTCATGGTCTCAACATCATCAGTTTAATCGTGATGATTGGCAGTGGCTTGCAAATTTATAATGCTAACCCTGTGTTTGGTGGACGAGGTGCATGGACATTTCCCCGGACATTCTTACTCGGAGGATGGTTAGGCGGGGGACGCAATTGGCACTTTGCAGCGATGTGGTTGTTTGCGCTGAATTTATTAGTCTATGGCGTTTATATATTTTGGACGCGACGTTGGGAAAAGCGGTTTGTATCTCAAGGTGACTTGCAAGTTTTACAAAAAGGGCAGAACCCTAAACGCAAAAACTATGCTTGGCATCGGTTAATTTATACCGGGATTGTACCAGTATTAATTCTGGCAATTATCTCCGGTTTGGCAATGTACAAACCCGCCCAACTGCCTTGGTTATCTGGATTATTTGGCAATTGGCAGACCTTAAGAGTAATTCACTTTATTACCGTACCCATAGTTATCATCTTTGTCATTGGTCATTTTCTGCTATCCCAAAAAGTTGGGGGCTATCGTCTGATTAAATCAATGTTTACTTAAAAGAGGTGGTATGGAAGAATTCAAAGTACCGCGTCATCTATTGACGCGCCGCCGCTTGTTGCAACTATCGGGAGTGTCCAGTATGGGTTTACTCCTCAGTAGTTGTGGTACAGGTTTACTCTCAGAGTCAGTGGGTAAATTGACAGAACCACTGAACCTGAAAGTCGGGGAATTATTACTCAAACCCCAAACACCAGTTCCAGAATTTCCCATCAGTGCGATTGAACCAAATGCACTGTTAGTCAATAGCTTTAATGGTACTCCTCAAATTGACACCGATAAATTTCGCCTAATTATTGATGGCGAAGTCAATCAGCCAATGCAATTAAGCATGGCTGATATCCAAAAATTGCCCTTTACCTCAATGGTAATTCGTCATGTGTGCGTTGAAGGTTGGGCGGCGATCGTCCAGTGGGGTGGCGTGCGTTTGAGTGATTTGATCAAACTAGCCCAACCAAAATCTCAAGTGCGTTACGCCTACTTTGAATCTGCTGATACATACTACGAAAGCTGGGACATAGCGTCCACATTACACCCTCAAACCTTGCTGGCTTACCAAAAAAATGGTCAATCATTATCACCAGAAAACGGTGCGCCATTACGTCTAGCCTCTCCCATCAAACTCGGTTACAAACAATCTAAATGGGTAACTCGCGTCACGTTAACTAGTACTCTCAGCAGCAGAAAAGGATATTGGATTGATGAAGGTTATGAATGGTTTGGGGGAATATAGTTTAATTTATGTAAATTCTGCAATAGTAGGAGTATATTTTGATGCCTGTTACCATGCTGCAAAAAATCTGGCTCATATTTCTCACAGCTACTTTTGGGTTAACTGTTCTCTCTCCTACTCAGATTGCCATAGCCCAGCCAAAAAAAAGAACCTCTACTAAGTAATCAGCAAAAGCCTCAAAGAACAGTCCAGTCTGCTAGTCGCCTGAGATTAAATCTACCAACGTCTTTAGGCAAGCCGAATCGCCGAGTACCAGCAGCCACAAGAGGCGGAAGTTGCATAGCCAACAACCAAAAACTCACAGCCTTAATTCCCAAGTACAATACAGCATTAACAACCGTCGGCAATCCCACCTTATATTTCTTGATTCCGCAAAATACTGCGGCTTATCTTGAACTAGTGATTCAAAATGAAGATGACAATGGACAAATAATTTACCAGCAAAAATATCAAACAAATACTAAAGCAGGAATAGTGGGAATTAATTTACCACCAAATACTTTAGTTATGAACCAAAAGTATCTATGGAATTTCTCAATTATCTGTAATCCCCAGAATCCTGCTTTGAGCAAAGTTGTCCAAGGTAATATACAACGTTTTGAAAACCCATCACTGATGAAAAAACTAGCACAAGCTACTTTGCAAGAGCGTGTGCAACTCTATGCAGAAGCTGGAATTTGGCATGATGCTCTTGATACTTTAGCAAGATTGAGAGCCTCAAGGCCAAATGATTTCAAAGTCAAAGCTGATTGGGAAGCATTATTAACAGCACCAGGAGTAGAGTTTGATAAACAACTAGCACAGAAAGCTTTAATTTTCGCAAAAGAAGCCCCAAAACAGTTGTTAAATAATTGAGAAATATTTCCCCATAGCAGAACTTAAGCAGATGATCTCCCTCAAACTACAAAAAATCGGGATAACAATCTTCGCCACTACGGTTGGTATGACGGGCATTTTATCAGTAAATACCGCAGTCGCAAGAGAAAAAATTATCTTTCTTCCTCCGGTTCTTGGTAGTCCACGGAGATTGATACCAGCAGGAACAAGGGCTTATGAACCTCCATTGAACGAGAATGCAAATATAGACATCCAACCACTGCCAGCACCAATAGTAGTGCCTAATAGTCGTGTTAGAGGTAATGGCGGTAACATAAACCAAGATATCCAACCTGATACTGGTGGCGATGCGATGAAGGTTGAAGGCGGTAACGGCGGTAACATAAACCAAGATATCCAAACACTGCCAGCACCAATAGTAGCGCCTCGCGATCGCATTAGAGGTAATCCTGTCGAAAGGACAATTCCGCCAGTGCAGAACACTAACCCAGCACCTGTACCAGTTACAGGCCAGTGTTTGCAAGGTAAAATACCTTTTACAGCCTTAATTCCCGAATCTCAATTAGGATTAACCACAGTTTCCAATCCAAGCTTGTTTTTCTATGTTCCCCAAACTTCTGCACCAGAGTTAGAGTTAGTTGTTCAAAATGAAACTGAACAAGAGGTTTACACACAGAAATATAAACCAAATAACAAAGCTGGCATAATTAGCATACGACTGCCTGTTAATACTTTAGCAGTTAACAAACAATACAAATGGACATTTTCTGTAATATGTAATCCTACAGATAAATCTCAAAATAAAGTTGTAGCTGGCGTAGTGCAACGTGTCCTACCAGATTTGCAACTAGTAAAAAAATTACAACAAGCAAACCGACAAGAACGTGCTGTTTTGTATGCAGCAGCAGGTATTTGGCATGATGCCTTGGCAACTGTGGCACAAAGACGTTATTTATTTCCAAATAATCCAGAAATAGCATCTGATTGGCAAGAATTGTTAACTACACCAGGTATCCGCTTAAATCAAAAAATCGTCCAGCAGCCTTTAATTTCTCCGCCAGAAGCATTACAACCCAACAACAAGCATAACTTTTAAGCTCTAACCCACAAGTACATAACTATGAACAACCTTTTACCACGAAAATTGTTGTCTACTGCAATCTCGGCAATTCTCGGATTAGCAATTGTCAGTTCTTTAGTACCAGTACAAGCAGAAGTAAAGATTAATTTACCAGACTTAGGTAAAGGCCCTGGTAGAAGAGTTCCAGGAGGTTCTCGCGGGGTAAATTGTGTTGCGAAGAATCAGTATTTGACTGCTATTGTGCCAATTTCAAATATTGGCTTAACCACTGTAGCTAACCCTACCTTATATTTTTATATCCCGGAAAATAAAGCACCGGAAGTAGAATTAGTAGTTCAAGATGACAATGAGCAAGAGGTATACAAACAAAAGTACAAACCCAATGGTAATGCTGGTGTAGTTGGTGTTAGCCTCCCAGATAATACTCTTGCTAAAGGTCAAAAATATCGATGGAATTTTTCAATTATTTGCAATACTCAAGACCGTTCTTCGGATAAGTTAGTTCAAGGAACTATCCAACGGGTTGACAATCCACAGTTGATGAGTAAAGTAGACAAAGCTTCTTTACCAGAACGCTTGAAACTTTATGCTGATGCTGGCATTTGGCAAGATGCTCTAAATACTTTGGCACAGTTACGCTACTCTAGCCCT encodes the following:
- a CDS encoding DUF928 domain-containing protein, producing MPKYNTALTTVGNPTLYFLIPQNTAAYLELVIQNEDDNGQIIYQQKYQTNTKAGIVGINLPPNTLVMNQKYLWNFSIICNPQNPALSKVVQGNIQRFENPSLMKKLAQATLQERVQLYAEAGIWHDALDTLARLRASRPNDFKVKADWEALLTAPGVEFDKQLAQKALIFAKEAPKQLLNN
- a CDS encoding DUF928 domain-containing protein — protein: MNNLLPRKLLSTAISAILGLAIVSSLVPVQAEVKINLPDLGKGPGRRVPGGSRGVNCVAKNQYLTAIVPISNIGLTTVANPTLYFYIPENKAPEVELVVQDDNEQEVYKQKYKPNGNAGVVGVSLPDNTLAKGQKYRWNFSIICNTQDRSSDKLVQGTIQRVDNPQLMSKVDKASLPERLKLYADAGIWQDALNTLAQLRYSSPQDSALKADWVSLLTADGVKLDTEVAEAPLVSEKNLLQPINHTSEVTTP
- a CDS encoding cytochrome b/b6 domain-containing protein; protein product: MAASKAGKRSKPPAGPKQELAAKIFHGLNIISLIVMIGSGLQIYNANPVFGGRGAWTFPRTFLLGGWLGGGRNWHFAAMWLFALNLLVYGVYIFWTRRWEKRFVSQGDLQVLQKGQNPKRKNYAWHRLIYTGIVPVLILAIISGLAMYKPAQLPWLSGLFGNWQTLRVIHFITVPIVIIFVIGHFLLSQKVGGYRLIKSMFT
- a CDS encoding DUF928 domain-containing protein → MISLKLQKIGITIFATTVGMTGILSVNTAVAREKIIFLPPVLGSPRRLIPAGTRAYEPPLNENANIDIQPLPAPIVVPNSRVRGNGGNINQDIQPDTGGDAMKVEGGNGGNINQDIQTLPAPIVAPRDRIRGNPVERTIPPVQNTNPAPVPVTGQCLQGKIPFTALIPESQLGLTTVSNPSLFFYVPQTSAPELELVVQNETEQEVYTQKYKPNNKAGIISIRLPVNTLAVNKQYKWTFSVICNPTDKSQNKVVAGVVQRVLPDLQLVKKLQQANRQERAVLYAAAGIWHDALATVAQRRYLFPNNPEIASDWQELLTTPGIRLNQKIVQQPLISPPEALQPNNKHNF
- a CDS encoding molybdopterin-dependent oxidoreductase, producing the protein MEEFKVPRHLLTRRRLLQLSGVSSMGLLLSSCGTGLLSESVGKLTEPLNLKVGELLLKPQTPVPEFPISAIEPNALLVNSFNGTPQIDTDKFRLIIDGEVNQPMQLSMADIQKLPFTSMVIRHVCVEGWAAIVQWGGVRLSDLIKLAQPKSQVRYAYFESADTYYESWDIASTLHPQTLLAYQKNGQSLSPENGAPLRLASPIKLGYKQSKWVTRVTLTSTLSSRKGYWIDEGYEWFGGI